Proteins found in one Bremerella volcania genomic segment:
- a CDS encoding outer membrane protein assembly factor BamB family protein: MRSRPTLTSRSAGLVWVLPLLLLGATQVLGQAQDVFARAEFSLTVELPETKNDTKNLLAQVDQQLQQQKWQDAIDTLERLISGHGNELIVQGSDQVDLGSQYVYYVELKTYLRRRISEYARQMPEFLEVYRTRIDSLARQELDAAIASRDPAQLSEAINTYFLSRHADEALLHLGDLLLEQGRFNEARTAWERISPRYRTPEDPQGVLLAMAGQPIWVAVDGVDWGKHRDTIRSLLDDNQASSSLATTADSDVDPAAVWARLCLASWLEGSSDRAAVELELLRQLHPGAQGYLGGRNVNYAEFLTKLVASSPGEHDSRHAGTWPTFAGSYARTAQADLPERAKTYKPNWSVSLETQSLSRAGGRNGFGEERELQRIPLVAESSDALLSTFPVVLDGNVIVADQERVRAFQIDSGLPAFPTEGSEFFDRDELDYGAFHTSGRRLDFDFNMRGRRRGSPLSAMSLKLIHALGPDRFTLASDDTKLVARIGTTAIGVPYVQSQFQDPADMVVFDMRKEGKLEARIPPVTELSGPWSFEGTAIIQGNRLYCGMIKSGVRDESAIACFDWTTSQMLWRRTICLTQPYGSGLVADGEYGFRSHNLLTLKDGILYYNTNHGVIAALEADRGDMLWLTRYPRRGLIPDKLEKAHALVQRNVNPCIVTRGLVITMPLDCERLLALDAATGQLVWQTVPGGLEPLHLLGTTKDDVLVSGEQLFWVHLHSGKIRAEFPSVHQMFRDRGYGRGALVGDQVYWPTRDKIFRLAAKLDSNGSVKEAALPVDLVQYGEEGGNIVVAGGQMIVASPSRLTVYSPSPLLEPEDNSSANDTNQ, from the coding sequence ATGAGATCTAGGCCAACGCTGACATCGCGATCTGCAGGACTTGTTTGGGTCCTTCCCCTCTTGCTCCTGGGCGCGACGCAAGTCTTGGGTCAGGCCCAGGATGTATTCGCCCGGGCCGAATTCTCGTTGACGGTCGAGCTTCCTGAGACCAAAAACGACACCAAGAACCTGCTGGCCCAGGTCGATCAGCAACTGCAGCAGCAAAAGTGGCAGGATGCGATCGACACCCTCGAGCGTCTCATTAGCGGCCACGGTAACGAACTCATCGTCCAGGGGAGCGACCAGGTCGATCTGGGAAGTCAGTATGTTTATTACGTCGAACTGAAGACGTACCTGCGTCGCCGCATCTCGGAGTATGCGCGGCAGATGCCTGAGTTCCTGGAGGTCTACCGCACGCGAATCGATTCGTTGGCCAGGCAAGAACTGGACGCCGCGATCGCTTCTCGCGATCCGGCTCAGCTTTCCGAAGCGATCAATACCTACTTTCTGAGCCGTCATGCCGACGAGGCGCTTTTGCATTTGGGAGATCTGCTGCTCGAGCAAGGCCGCTTCAATGAAGCTCGTACGGCCTGGGAACGTATCTCTCCCCGCTATCGAACCCCGGAAGACCCGCAAGGCGTTTTGCTGGCCATGGCAGGGCAGCCGATCTGGGTCGCCGTCGATGGCGTCGATTGGGGAAAGCATCGCGACACCATCCGAAGCTTGCTGGACGACAACCAGGCCTCCAGTTCCCTGGCCACCACGGCCGATAGTGACGTCGACCCGGCCGCCGTGTGGGCTCGGCTTTGCCTGGCGTCGTGGCTGGAAGGAAGCAGCGATCGCGCCGCGGTCGAACTGGAATTGCTGCGGCAACTGCATCCCGGCGCCCAAGGGTACCTGGGGGGGCGTAATGTGAATTACGCCGAGTTCCTCACCAAGCTGGTGGCGTCGTCCCCCGGCGAGCATGACTCGCGACATGCCGGCACCTGGCCGACATTCGCAGGCTCGTACGCTCGCACCGCCCAAGCCGACCTGCCAGAGCGAGCCAAGACGTATAAACCGAACTGGAGCGTTTCCCTCGAGACGCAATCGTTGTCGCGTGCCGGAGGGCGAAACGGCTTTGGGGAAGAACGAGAGTTGCAACGTATCCCGTTGGTTGCCGAATCGTCCGATGCCCTACTCAGTACGTTCCCTGTCGTTTTGGATGGCAATGTCATCGTGGCGGATCAAGAACGGGTGCGTGCTTTTCAAATTGATAGCGGTCTGCCGGCGTTTCCCACCGAAGGCTCCGAATTCTTCGACCGGGACGAACTCGACTATGGAGCGTTCCATACCAGCGGCCGACGACTAGACTTCGATTTCAACATGCGAGGGCGTCGGCGCGGCTCGCCGCTGTCGGCCATGTCGCTGAAACTGATTCATGCCCTCGGCCCCGATCGTTTCACGCTGGCATCGGACGATACCAAGCTCGTTGCCCGGATCGGGACGACGGCGATCGGCGTTCCTTATGTGCAGTCCCAATTTCAAGACCCGGCCGACATGGTCGTGTTCGACATGCGGAAGGAAGGGAAGCTCGAAGCGCGGATCCCTCCGGTGACCGAGCTTTCCGGACCATGGTCGTTCGAAGGCACGGCGATCATCCAAGGGAATCGACTCTACTGCGGCATGATCAAGTCAGGCGTCCGCGACGAGTCGGCAATCGCATGTTTCGATTGGACGACCTCGCAGATGCTGTGGCGGCGGACCATTTGTCTGACGCAGCCCTACGGCAGCGGCCTGGTGGCGGACGGCGAGTATGGCTTTCGCTCGCACAACTTGCTGACCCTCAAAGATGGCATCCTGTATTACAACACCAATCACGGCGTGATCGCCGCCTTGGAAGCGGATCGCGGTGATATGCTGTGGCTCACGCGTTATCCGCGTCGGGGGCTCATTCCCGATAAGCTGGAAAAGGCGCACGCGCTGGTGCAGCGCAACGTCAACCCATGCATCGTGACGCGCGGCCTGGTGATCACCATGCCGCTTGACTGCGAACGCCTGTTGGCACTGGACGCGGCCACGGGGCAATTGGTCTGGCAAACGGTGCCAGGCGGTCTCGAACCGCTGCATCTTTTGGGCACGACGAAGGACGACGTGCTGGTCAGCGGCGAACAGCTCTTCTGGGTGCACTTGCACTCCGGTAAGATCCGCGCCGAGTTCCCCAGCGTTCATCAAATGTTTCGCGATCGAGGATACGGCCGCGGTGCCCTGGTGGGGGATCAGGTTTACTGGCCGACACGCGACAAGATCTTCCGCCTGGCAGCGAAGCTCGATTCCAACGGAAGCGTGAAAGAAGCCGCCTTGCCGGTCGACCTGGTGCAGTACGGCGAAGAAGGTGGCAACATCGTCGTGGCTGGTGGACAGATGATCGTGGCCTCCCCCAGCCGTTTGACGGTTTACTCCCCATCGCCGCTGCTCGAACCAGAGGATAATTCCTCCGCGAACGATACCAACCAATAG
- a CDS encoding BatA domain-containing protein, protein MNPFAFSSATMLLWGLAAVAPILIHLWNRRRYRETDWAAMKFLLAAMKKNRRRIQVEQLLLLLVRCAILLFFAIALADISCTGGSGISGFGGPGSATHTVLVIDHSYSMAYGEQGQTRLDQAKELARRIVNEAGEGDGFTLLAMGRTAKGIISEPAFDPNDVLRELDQIEIDPGVAALDLSLSEIEGTLRMAARDFPRLRRAQVCILTDYGDVTWKEAASQTNEQLLGKIEELAVVKTFDVGQPQTTNSAIIGATQLTPYLTPDQSARFRVELSCDNASELPSQVVQMLVDGRLVSQKVVPFVDNQVVSVEMNTVFSLPGTHAVEFRLDDDLLATDNRRYIAVEVKPQLRILCLADDVPSLKFLKLALDPSDSIQSPVKVETMSASALMDIDLLSYDAVYLSNVSQIAPDEAAILRTFVERGGGLVLFLGDRVQAASYNAALAKGKEATAPLIDLKFDGPTPRGEYFLDPRQYESPLLEPFRGQQAGGLLTTPVWNYFKVTPAEDSTSQTALWFGSGDPAIVTSRYQTLSPEKEDAVATRLGGNVIVFCLPASTDSVDRSLDPPAAWTVFPTWPSFPPLVQESLSLAVASQFDRRNRELGDVFEGVIEGDPGANLIEVILPDAQTSRIEAVARDDRLFWAFDGTDQIGIYRSKSLSDGANEQVEFAVNADTRESDLSRVAMENVPSSLQPGDRGFDPAGGGQMAAVPAAVELFRYALVLVMGLLFLESFLAFRFGAAAR, encoded by the coding sequence GTGAACCCTTTCGCTTTTTCCAGTGCGACGATGCTGTTGTGGGGATTGGCCGCCGTAGCGCCGATTCTCATTCATCTGTGGAATCGTCGTCGCTATCGCGAAACAGACTGGGCTGCGATGAAGTTTCTGTTGGCCGCGATGAAGAAGAATCGCCGCCGCATTCAGGTCGAACAGCTTCTGCTATTGTTGGTCCGCTGCGCGATCCTATTGTTCTTCGCCATTGCCCTGGCCGATATCTCTTGCACCGGCGGTTCCGGTATTAGCGGATTCGGCGGCCCTGGCTCGGCCACACATACCGTTTTAGTGATCGATCATTCGTACAGCATGGCTTACGGCGAACAGGGTCAGACGCGTCTCGATCAGGCCAAGGAACTTGCCCGCCGGATCGTCAACGAAGCGGGCGAAGGGGATGGCTTCACGCTGTTGGCGATGGGACGCACCGCCAAGGGAATCATTTCCGAGCCCGCGTTCGATCCGAACGACGTGCTGCGGGAACTCGACCAGATCGAGATCGACCCAGGCGTCGCCGCGCTCGATCTTTCCCTGTCCGAGATTGAGGGGACGCTACGGATGGCTGCCCGTGATTTTCCTCGCCTTCGACGTGCCCAGGTATGCATTCTGACCGACTACGGCGATGTGACCTGGAAGGAGGCCGCTTCGCAAACCAACGAGCAACTCCTGGGGAAGATCGAGGAACTGGCGGTCGTCAAGACGTTCGACGTCGGCCAGCCGCAAACGACCAACAGTGCGATCATCGGAGCGACGCAGCTGACGCCTTACTTAACGCCCGATCAGTCGGCCCGGTTTCGAGTCGAACTTTCCTGCGACAATGCCTCGGAACTTCCCAGCCAGGTCGTGCAGATGCTGGTCGATGGGCGACTCGTTTCGCAGAAGGTCGTACCGTTTGTCGATAACCAGGTCGTCTCGGTCGAGATGAATACCGTCTTCAGCCTGCCTGGGACCCACGCGGTGGAGTTTCGTTTGGATGACGACCTGCTGGCTACCGATAACCGCCGCTACATCGCCGTGGAAGTGAAACCGCAGCTTCGTATTTTGTGCCTGGCCGATGACGTTCCTTCGCTGAAGTTTTTGAAGCTGGCTCTCGATCCGTCCGATTCGATCCAGTCGCCGGTCAAGGTCGAGACGATGAGTGCGTCGGCCCTGATGGATATCGACCTGTTGTCGTATGACGCGGTCTATCTGTCGAACGTGTCCCAGATCGCGCCCGATGAAGCGGCCATTTTGCGCACGTTCGTCGAGCGAGGCGGCGGCCTGGTGCTGTTCCTGGGAGACCGCGTGCAGGCCGCCAGCTACAACGCGGCCCTGGCCAAGGGGAAGGAAGCGACCGCGCCGCTGATCGACCTCAAGTTCGACGGTCCCACCCCGCGCGGCGAGTACTTTCTAGATCCACGGCAATACGAGAGCCCCCTGCTCGAGCCCTTTCGTGGGCAGCAAGCCGGCGGTCTGTTGACGACGCCGGTGTGGAATTACTTCAAGGTCACCCCTGCGGAGGATTCCACCTCCCAGACGGCCCTCTGGTTTGGCAGCGGCGACCCGGCCATTGTGACCTCGCGTTATCAAACTTTATCGCCAGAAAAAGAAGACGCCGTCGCAACGCGGCTGGGGGGCAACGTGATTGTGTTTTGCCTGCCGGCCAGTACCGATTCGGTCGATCGTTCGCTCGATCCGCCAGCGGCGTGGACGGTCTTCCCGACGTGGCCAAGCTTTCCTCCACTGGTGCAAGAGTCCCTCTCGCTCGCCGTCGCCTCGCAGTTCGATCGCCGTAATCGAGAACTCGGCGACGTGTTTGAAGGGGTGATCGAAGGGGACCCCGGCGCGAACCTGATCGAGGTGATTTTGCCGGATGCCCAGACAAGCCGCATCGAAGCGGTGGCCCGGGACGACCGTTTGTTCTGGGCGTTTGATGGAACTGATCAGATTGGCATCTATCGCTCGAAGTCCCTTTCGGATGGGGCGAACGAACAGGTCGAGTTCGCCGTGAATGCCGATACCCGCGAAAGTGACTTGAGCCGCGTGGCGATGGAGAACGTCCCGTCGTCGCTGCAACCGGGCGACCGCGGCTTCGATCCGGCCGGTGGAGGTCAAATGGCCGCGGTACCGGCAGCGGTCGAACTGTTCCGCTATGCGTTGGTGCTGGTGATGGGCTTGTTGTTTTTGGAGAGTTTTTTGGCCTTTCGCTTTGGGGCCGCCGCACGATGA
- a CDS encoding AAA family ATPase, which translates to MTSENDAAAAARLAEAYELLQREIGRVIVGQEEVVEQLLIALFAGGHCLLEGVPGLAKTLMVRSLASALHLEFNRIQFTPDLMPSDITGTEIIQENRSTGERAYRFVPGPIFSNVILADEINRTPPKTQAALLESMQEKQVTAGGSKHALPKPFFVLATQNPIEQEGTYPLPEAQLDRFMFNVRIDYPSELEELEIVKRTTADVNTEISPLLTGEEIIQLSQVVRRVPVADPVAQYAIRLVRMTRRGNDIPSKMEPYIQWGAGPRASQFLVLGAKARAILQGREFATTDDVKAVALPVLRHRIRTSFNADAEGITTDHVVQQLLETIPTTVEDQQFVDAFRSSDAG; encoded by the coding sequence ATGACGAGCGAAAATGATGCCGCCGCGGCCGCCAGATTGGCCGAAGCGTATGAACTTCTGCAACGCGAAATCGGCCGCGTGATTGTCGGTCAGGAAGAAGTGGTCGAGCAGCTTCTCATTGCCCTGTTCGCCGGCGGTCACTGTCTGCTGGAAGGGGTGCCGGGGCTGGCGAAGACGTTGATGGTCCGCTCTTTGGCCAGCGCGTTGCACTTGGAGTTCAATCGGATTCAGTTCACGCCCGACCTGATGCCGTCGGACATTACCGGTACGGAAATCATTCAAGAGAACCGCAGCACCGGTGAGCGAGCCTACCGCTTCGTGCCTGGTCCGATCTTCAGCAACGTGATCCTGGCCGATGAAATCAACCGAACGCCCCCCAAGACCCAGGCCGCTCTACTCGAGTCGATGCAGGAAAAGCAGGTCACCGCCGGTGGCTCGAAGCACGCGTTGCCCAAGCCGTTCTTCGTGCTGGCTACCCAGAACCCGATCGAGCAGGAAGGAACGTATCCCCTGCCGGAAGCTCAACTCGACCGGTTTATGTTCAACGTACGAATCGACTACCCTTCGGAACTGGAAGAGTTGGAGATCGTCAAACGGACGACCGCCGACGTCAACACCGAGATTTCGCCTCTTTTGACCGGGGAAGAGATCATTCAACTCTCCCAGGTCGTGCGGCGCGTGCCGGTGGCTGATCCCGTTGCTCAGTATGCAATTCGCCTGGTTCGCATGACTCGCCGCGGCAATGACATTCCCTCAAAGATGGAGCCGTACATCCAGTGGGGTGCCGGTCCGCGGGCCAGCCAGTTCCTGGTGCTCGGCGCCAAAGCACGAGCCATTTTGCAAGGTCGCGAGTTCGCCACCACCGACGACGTGAAAGCGGTCGCGCTGCCGGTTCTGCGGCACCGCATTCGGACCAGCTTCAACGCCGACGCCGAAGGCATTACCACCGATCACGTCGTGCAGCAGCTTTTGGAAACCATTCCCACCACGGTAGAGGACCAGCAATTTGTCGACGCTTTTAGATCCTCAGACGCTGGCTAA
- a CDS encoding DUF58 domain-containing protein encodes MSTLLDPQTLAKVQGLRLRAKHIVEGLIAGSHRSPHRGFSIEFAEHRDYAPGDDLRYLDWKVLGRTDKYYIKQFEDETNLICNLVVDVSESMRYKSADVALSKLEYAQCIGATLAWLILQQQDAVGLVTFDEQVRSLVPPSGSPVQLQQVIDVLQTVESKEKTQIGPLLHELSGRLNRRGLVIVLSDFFDEVDSIMAGLKHLRFRKHDIILMQVLDPAELDFPFDRPTMFNGLEAFPELLADPISVRKAYREEIEAFVNDLRSQSLANQMDFVQIRTDQPFDAVLRNFFNHRNARLV; translated from the coding sequence TTGTCGACGCTTTTAGATCCTCAGACGCTGGCTAAGGTCCAGGGGCTGCGGCTTCGGGCCAAGCACATCGTCGAAGGGCTGATCGCCGGCTCGCATCGTAGCCCGCACCGGGGGTTCTCGATCGAATTCGCCGAGCATCGCGATTACGCGCCCGGGGACGATCTGCGCTACCTCGACTGGAAAGTCCTCGGCCGCACTGACAAGTACTACATCAAGCAGTTCGAAGACGAAACGAATTTGATCTGCAACCTGGTGGTCGACGTCAGCGAGAGCATGCGCTACAAGAGTGCCGATGTCGCGCTGAGCAAGCTGGAGTACGCCCAGTGCATTGGGGCGACGCTCGCCTGGCTGATTTTGCAGCAGCAAGACGCCGTCGGGCTGGTTACCTTCGACGAGCAGGTCCGTTCGCTCGTGCCACCCAGCGGCAGCCCCGTTCAGCTGCAGCAAGTCATCGACGTGCTGCAAACGGTCGAGTCGAAAGAGAAAACGCAGATCGGTCCGCTTTTGCACGAACTATCAGGCCGCCTGAATCGTCGAGGCTTGGTGATCGTGCTGAGTGACTTCTTCGATGAAGTCGACTCGATCATGGCCGGGCTGAAACATCTGCGGTTTCGCAAACACGACATTATCTTGATGCAGGTACTTGATCCGGCCGAACTCGACTTCCCTTTCGACCGCCCCACCATGTTCAACGGCTTGGAAGCATTTCCCGAACTTTTGGCCGATCCGATCTCGGTTCGCAAAGCGTATCGCGAAGAGATCGAGGCCTTCGTCAACGATCTTCGCAGCCAATCGTTGGCCAACCAGATGGACTTCGTCCAGATCCGTACCGACCAACCTTTCGACGCCGTGCTTCGTAACTTTTTCAACCACCGCAATGCCCGGCTCGTGTAG
- a CDS encoding DUF420 domain-containing protein — translation MDLVTLLPHVNASLNGLATLLLVVGFVLIKMGKINAHKWTMLGCFGVSVVFLVCYLTYHALMEGHSKTFPEYPASWIRYSYYIMLLTHVILAAVVPVLAVITIYLGLKDRREAHRKIAKWTFPIWLYVSITGVLVYLCLYQFFPPQVAS, via the coding sequence GTGGATTTGGTAACGCTTCTGCCCCATGTGAATGCGTCGCTCAACGGCCTGGCGACACTCCTGTTGGTGGTCGGCTTCGTGCTGATCAAGATGGGAAAAATCAACGCGCACAAGTGGACCATGCTGGGCTGCTTCGGCGTGTCGGTCGTGTTTCTGGTGTGCTACTTGACGTATCACGCGCTGATGGAAGGGCACAGCAAAACGTTTCCCGAGTATCCGGCCAGCTGGATTCGGTACAGTTACTACATCATGCTGCTGACCCATGTGATACTGGCGGCGGTCGTCCCGGTGTTGGCGGTCATCACCATTTATCTGGGCCTCAAAGATCGGCGGGAAGCCCACCGCAAGATTGCCAAATGGACCTTTCCGATCTGGCTTTATGTTTCCATTACTGGCGTCTTGGTATATCTTTGTTTGTATCAGTTCTTTCCTCCCCAAGTGGCATCCTAG